Proteins found in one Thalassomonas actiniarum genomic segment:
- the pyrE gene encoding orotate phosphoribosyltransferase, which translates to MKDYQREFIEFALAKQVLRFGEFTLKSGRTSPYFFNAGLFNTGGDLAKLGRFYASALVDSGIDFELLFGPAYKGIPIATTTAVALADHHDIDMPYCFNRKEAKSHGEGGNLVGSALAGKVMLVDDVITAGTAIRESMEIIKANGAELSGVLIALDRQEKGQGELSAIQEVERDFNTRVISIVSLGDLITYLEDKPEMEQNLKNIKQYREDFGI; encoded by the coding sequence ATGAAAGACTATCAACGTGAATTTATTGAATTTGCTTTAGCTAAACAGGTATTACGCTTTGGCGAGTTCACTTTAAAATCAGGCCGTACCAGCCCTTACTTCTTCAATGCCGGTTTGTTCAATACCGGCGGCGATTTGGCCAAGCTGGGACGTTTTTATGCCTCAGCCCTGGTGGATTCAGGCATCGATTTTGAATTGCTGTTCGGCCCTGCCTACAAAGGGATTCCGATTGCCACCACTACCGCCGTCGCCCTTGCCGACCACCATGATATCGACATGCCTTATTGCTTTAACCGTAAAGAAGCCAAAAGCCATGGTGAAGGCGGCAACCTGGTAGGTTCAGCCCTTGCCGGTAAGGTCATGCTGGTAGATGATGTTATCACCGCAGGTACGGCAATCCGCGAATCCATGGAAATCATCAAGGCCAATGGCGCCGAGCTTTCCGGAGTTTTGATCGCCCTGGATCGCCAGGAAAAAGGTCAGGGTGAGCTTTCTGCCATCCAGGAAGTCGAGCGCGACTTCAATACCCGGGTAATTTCTATTGTTTCCCTGGGCGATTTGATCACTTACCTGGAAGATAAACCAGAAATGGAGCAAAACCTGAAAAATATCAAACAATACCGTGAAGATTTCGGTATCTGA